The following DNA comes from Vicugna pacos chromosome 13, VicPac4, whole genome shotgun sequence.
GGCACTGTGGACCTGTGGCTTTCTCTTCTCCGGACCCAAGATCCTCATCTATACGAGAATGTATGGCATCACTCCCCTCCCGAGGAaagagagtgagtgagtgaatgggaTGAAGCCTGCAAAGTGTCCCCGGccttccccgccccctctccCACATCCTCACCCCGCCACCCTGCCGCAGACCCCTCACCTCCTCCCGCAGCTCGTACTGCTCAATCAGCTTCTTGAGCCGTTCAGCCAGCTCCATGTTCTCCTGGCGCAGCTTAGAATTGCGCTCATTGTGCTGTTCCATCTGCAGCTGAATGTCATTCAGCGTCACCTGGAAGTGCGAGGTCACCTCCTTGcgtttctcctcctcttcccgggCCCGCTGCACGCCTTCCTCCTGGGCAGAGAAGGCAGCCCCGGCGCCATCATGCACTGCTCCCCAGCCAGCCCCACAGGACTCCCCCACTAGCCCAGGGATGGTCTCTCCCAACAGCCTTCCCTGCTCTCAAAGTGAGGAGTGAGTAGCCAGGCTCCAAGATGTCACCCAATGGGGCTCCTAACAAACCCCTCTGGGTATCAGGTGACATCAAATGAGGCTCCCTAGAAAAACGCAGGCATACGTCTAAGCACCTTTCTAAAGAAATCTGGATCTCCTAAAGTCTACTCTTCCAGACCTCAGAATAGATTTGGAAGACCTAATAGTCTCAGTTTAATGTGCATTcaactctgcctctccctctctcccaacCAGTTAGTTAAAATTCAGTAATACCCAGGGTTGCACAGAATTAGGCACTCAGACACTGTTGGTGAGAAGGTAAGCTGACAAaacctattaaaatttaaaatcttcaTACTCTTTGACTCAGACATTTCACTTCTGAGATTTATCCTATGGATAAATACATAATTAGCGAGGGATATATATAACAAGAGTTTTCAGTGTAGCTCTATACATGTaatagtgaaaaattggaaacaatctaaCATACATTAACTAGGGCACTGATCAAACGCAGTACACCCATGCAATGACGCTGTTAGAAAGAATGTGATAGTCCTATATAAACTGATGGGGAAAGATAAGGCATTGAGTAAACtgagaaaatggaacaggataTGAAACAATACATGTATAATAATGTTGTTTAAAAAACCATATGTAAGATATTACATGTAGACAGGGAAGTTAAAAAGCTGTACTTAAACTTACACATAAGTAGGTTTACTTCCCAGTGGTTTCTGCTGGGACTGAGGTTGAGGAGGATGGGCAACTATCACCTTTCACTTGTGAGACTCGACTTGTTGTCACCTTTGAGTCCCTTACGTCACATTTACATTAAATTTGTAACGTTTAAAAGATAAACTAAGTGTGGGGGTTGTTCTATGCATTAAAAGACGCACTCCTGGACTCTGCCCAGTAGATACCAGTAGTAACACCCCCCCGCCCAAaacaagttgtgacaaccaaaaatatctccagacattgccaaatattcCATGGGGGGCATGACTGCCCTCAGTTATCAACTGCTGTAGAGGTCGCAATTCTGCTTTGTATCACCAGAgactagttttgcctgttttgggACTTATCGGTAGGCTAGTACTGTACACagtttaaattctggcttctttagcCCAACGTCTGTCTGTCAGATTCATTCACATTGTTGCATGTATCATAGTTGATTCTCTTTTACTGTTCTGTAGGTATTCCTTCTTATGcacataccacaatttgtttctctattcttttgCTGACGGAGATTAggacttttttctactttttggaTATTATGAATAGAGTTACTTTGAACATtactgtgaagaaaaaaaaagataaactaaaaTTGAGCAAAACAAGCTGCGAAATACCTGATATTTATGGATgcaaattttataagaaatataaagGATGTGCATACACAGTGAGCAGGCTTCAACCAGATGACCCCTCCCCCCATCCACCCCCAGGAGAAGCAGAACGAGAAAGGCCCCAGCACTCTGGACTGACCACGCTCCGGGAGAGGAGCTGCCTGTCCTTGTGACGCCAACTCCCCCAGGGACagctatggaatgggaaaatctGAAGCCCTGCCCTGGTCCCTTTACCTCACCTAGTACAAGTCCACGTCAAGTGGTTACCAGTAGCTCTCTGTACGGTACAACATCATGGGTGAAATTACTTCTGTGCCGAAGGCCCGTGCTGCTTTCTAAGAGGAAAGCCCACCGAAGACGAGCAAGGTTGGGGAAATAGGCAGCCCACCTTGAGGGAGCGGTTGTGGCGCTGCAGCTCGCGGCACAGGCTCTCCAGCTTGCTTCGAGCCAGGACAGCCTTGCTGTGCTCGCCACGCAGGTGGTCCTTCTCCTGCACCAGCTGGCTCTGCTTCTTCTGCAGGAGCTTCATCTGCTTCTGGGAGTTCCGGTGCTCCTCCAGCTGGGGACGGGGATGGGGAGGGCAGGTAAGGGCCCTGCGGGGGGCTCTCCCCACTGGGACCCAGGGTCTCCTCAACTGACCTGAGTCCAGCCACCACAGCTGAGGCAGGACACTGTGCAGGGGCTTCACACACACCCCCCCGTAGCCCCAAGGGCTCCATCTCAAGGACCCGTTAGCAGACACTCAGGACAAGCAGAGGTGTGTAGCCAGCAGATCCCAGTTTCTCTCCCAGCTCTGACTCCAGAGACCAAGCTCATGAGACTCCCAGAAGGTGACATTCCTCCAACTCTAGGGACACTCGTGTCCTCAGACGAGCCCACCTGCTACCCCTCCTTGTCCTCAACAGACCCCCTCACTCACTCTCGCTGCTCCAAGACTTTTCCACTGTTCACCATCTCTCTCCTCAACATGATTCCCAGCATCAAactggccttttcattttgtcgaCAGATAATCCTTTTTGCTCCCTGGCCTCAcagtccttcacctcctcctcggAACCTGACCTCTCCCAGCTTATCTCCCTTCCCATGAGCCTATTCAGTGCTAAACAGGACAAATACAATTTGACTTAAAGCAATCAAAAATGTTCTTATGGCCTGCCGACCTtctgaggcagggagggagcgaggagaaggaggagaactgACCAGTTCGGCATACTTCTTGCACAGAGCTGCGAGCTTCTCCTCTGGGGTACTCAGCGTGTTCAGGGTCTGCATCAGCAATGTGATCTCCTTTCCTGCAAAGCACAGGGAGCAAAGGCATGTACCCCCTTCTCTGGGGGTCCCCTTCAGGCCCCAGAGGCAGCCCTCCGCGGATTGTCTGTGTGTTTCATGGGGGCTGGGGCCAACTCAGTTCTACCTGTCATTGAGCCCCAGTACTGCCCCCAGTGCCCATCACAGAGGACATGCTCAACAAATACTTCTTAAACCAATGACTGAGCCTCTGTGAAATCTGCTTGGTGAGCACCAGGAGCGGGAGAAAGAAACTACCTGCTCAACCAACAGGTGAAAGAAAGGTGCCCCACCTGTGAATTCAGTGCTACTGTTTCAATGCAAGGAAGGCCCTTCTGAAGGAGGAAAGATGCGAAAAGGAATGGGTCTCCTTCAGAACACTGCACTCTCGTCAACAGAGACAGCCAACAGTGAAGTTTAAAATGAATatcccccaaaacaaataaataaaataaaatgactataCCTTCCAGTGTTTGATCctaagattaaaataatcaaaggaACCTTCTTTAAATTAGTGTGACAGGTAGGGAGTGGGGGAGGAAGGACTAAAACGTGGGTATAATATCACCTAGCTTTGATTCAACACCCAAACCCTCAACCCCCACCCAAGTGACTCCTCCGCTGCCTGTCCCTGAGTCAAAGAGAGGGCCATCATACATAGCACTGCACCAGGCTCCTGATGGAGACGCTGACAGATCAATGCAGATGCTGCAAACCACTGGCACATAGGCCAAATACAACCCACAGATGGGTTTTATTTGGCTCCTAGTGTATCAGTTGCCAACAGTTAAAAATCTAGAGATTTCACATAATAACTCTAGAGttctggctttaaaaaaaaaaagaaaaaaaaaagattgtttcaCTTAGCTGCAGTTTTACATGCTATCCACTTGCTGGTACCAGGTGGTAGTCAACCCTTTGGGTCAAGTAGGCATTTTCTTGGTCCTCATGGGTCCTCTGTCTAGCTTGGTTAGCTTGAGTTTTCAACCCTGATCTAGTCCAATTCTCTTACTGTGTAGAGAAATAACAACTAAGGACCAGAGAGGAGAAAGGTCTTGCCTAAGGTTATACAGCAAGTTAGAAATGGTGCTGGCTGGCACAGGACTGCCCACTCAGGCCTCCTGCTTTCCATCTTCTCAAAGAGAGCAGGTAGGACTTCAGTTCCCACTTGCTCCCAAAGCCAGAAGCCCTTGCACAGTGAACAACCTGCACACCTCTATGCTATGGCCCCACAACCCCGGCTTTGATTAAACTACATAGTTTGACTCACTGTTCTGGAAGCAGGGTTTCCTCTGAATCGTGGCAGAGCAGGCTATCCCAGGAATGTCAGGTCCAAACTGCCTCCCCTCACCAGCCTCCCAAGTAGCTGCCCTCTGCTCACCCAGACCCTTGGATTTCTTCTTCTCCTGCGGCCTTCGGTGGTCCCGGTCTACGACCTCGTCACTGGCCCGGATCTCATCTGTGCCTGGCTCCCCCTTGGAGGTCTCCTTCTCACCATTGACTACCGGCGCCTCTGGCTCAGGCTCCCCATTCCTCGAAGCATAGGTGCGGGACTTCTCTGCATCTTCGGGTTCAGCAGGCTCACCCTGTGCCCCCTCCTCGCCTGGGCCCCCCTGATTGTTGTCCACACAGTATGTACTGAGGATGTCTTCCAACTGGCGGCTCAGCTCCTCAGAGACATCACGGAGGGCCCCAGACTGAGTGGTTTTGGCCTGTGCTCCTAGAGCAGGAGCGAAGGAGGGGTTGAGAGAGAAATAAGGTGGTTATGCTATTGGTTGGGATTTTTCAGGCCCAAATTTACTAATTTGGGTTAAATGTTGCCTAagttctttaagcctcagtttattTACCCATAAAACAATGTAACTATTTATCACTACTGCCCAACCATGCTTGTTGTGGGAATATAAAAAATCAAGTAAGTATAAAACTTTCAACACATAGGTGTGGCATCATGTAGCAGGAACTCGACGTCTAGTCCATCCCCTGCTCCTCCCCACAAATGTCACCTCTTGCTATTTAAAAAGTTCCAGAAATGCCTTAAATATGAACAGCAGTTATCCACTGGTGAATGATGGGCTTCTAACCTGGATTTGCCAGTTGGGTGTCTCACCTGACTGCCAACCTGAATTAAACCCGTCTAAGCCGTCTCTCAATAGAGTTCTGTCCCTGTCCTTAGTGTGGGAGGCTCTGTCAACTACTCAGCACACGGTGGGAACTGCACAGATTCAGCCGTGTCCTCCTCTCACTCTACATTTCCTCCTTTCTGGGTAAACAGTGGCCTTGGCCTCTAACTCCAGAAGCTAGACTGGCGCACCACAAACTCCTCCTCCCGACCGCTGGAAAAGCAGAGCTGGCACACACCCTCAGCCTTCCCTGGAGCCTGGCTGGTGGAACCTTCAGCTTCTGTCGCAGGAGCCGACTGGCTGGGCCGCCCCTGGGCTCCCTCTGGTCCTGCTTCCGGTTGCCCCGGGGTGTTTTTGGGGTTGGGAGCGTTGCCTGATTGCTTGGCAGCCCCATTCTTTTTGTCTTGGTTCTTCATTTTGGTTTGCAATGTTAGGTAAGGAGCAGATCCTATAGAAACAAACACACTTGCTATTTTCCAGACTTTAAAATTCTTCGCACCCTGGATCAGAAATCCCAATACCAAGCGCGCAAAGCTTCAAATCGGCCGGCCTTCCCCGGAGGGAGCCAGCGGCTCTCCCTATCTCTAGTCGGTCAGGGAAGTCTAGTGTGCCCAGCAGCGGGAGAGGAGAGGCCTCCTTTTTCCCGAAGCCACTTCCCGGCACAACACGGCCCCTTCACCAGAGGCCATGAGCGGGATAGGCTCAGGGTCGGGGACTGACGTGGCGGGACGCTCAATTCCCGGTACCTCCCCGCCCCCCAGGCCCCACGTGGGCCCTCCCTCCCGCGCGCGCAGCCACCCACTCCCCGCGCGCCCTCCAGCCGCGCCCGCGCGCGCCGCCCGCGCATGCGcacaggtctcagccctgccccccggCCCGAGCCCTCGCGCGGATTCCCCGCACCCGCCGAAAGTGTACGGGCCTACAGACCCGCTGCTTGCCTCATGCCTCTAGCCGCCGCAGTACGTACCCGACCGCCGACGTCCCGACGGCTTCGCCCGCTCTGGCTTCGCACCGGAAGCCCTGGGTAACTGCTGCCGGCAGAGCCGCCTGCTTGCGCCGCGGCCAATCAATAGCCGGCGCTCGCGCGGGGCTTGCTGGGAAAGATGAAGCAAAGGCGGCCTCCGAGGCGGGGAAGT
Coding sequences within:
- the TXLNA gene encoding alpha-taxilin isoform X2, with protein sequence MKNQDKKNGAAKQSGNAPNPKNTPGQPEAGPEGAQGRPSQSAPATEAEGSTSQAPGKAEGAQAKTTQSGALRDVSEELSRQLEDILSTYCVDNNQGGPGEEGAQGEPAEPEDAEKSRTYASRNGEPEPEAPVVNGEKETSKGEPGTDEIRASDEVVDRDHRRPQEKKKSKGLGKEITLLMQTLNTLSTPEEKLAALCKKYAELLEEHRNSQKQMKLLQKKQSQLVQEKDHLRGEHSKAVLARSKLESLCRELQRHNRSLKEEGVQRAREEEEKRKEVTSHFQVTLNDIQLQMEQHNERNSKLRQENMELAERLKKLIEQYELREEHIDKVFKHKDLQQQLVDAKLQQAQEMLKEAEERHQREKDFLLKEAVESQRMCELMKQQETHLKQQLALYTEKFEEFQNTLSKSSEVFTTFKQEMEKMTKKIKKLEKETTMYRSRWESSNKALLEMAEEKTLRDKELEGLQVKIQRLEKLCRALQTERNDLNKRVQDLSAGGRGPLPDGGPERRPEAADASKEQGGEGPRVQAPSSPRATEASCCPGAPNMEASGQMGPPEPTSTTA
- the TXLNA gene encoding alpha-taxilin isoform X1; this encodes MRQAAGSAPYLTLQTKMKNQDKKNGAAKQSGNAPNPKNTPGQPEAGPEGAQGRPSQSAPATEAEGSTSQAPGKAEGAQAKTTQSGALRDVSEELSRQLEDILSTYCVDNNQGGPGEEGAQGEPAEPEDAEKSRTYASRNGEPEPEAPVVNGEKETSKGEPGTDEIRASDEVVDRDHRRPQEKKKSKGLGKEITLLMQTLNTLSTPEEKLAALCKKYAELLEEHRNSQKQMKLLQKKQSQLVQEKDHLRGEHSKAVLARSKLESLCRELQRHNRSLKEEGVQRAREEEEKRKEVTSHFQVTLNDIQLQMEQHNERNSKLRQENMELAERLKKLIEQYELREEHIDKVFKHKDLQQQLVDAKLQQAQEMLKEAEERHQREKDFLLKEAVESQRMCELMKQQETHLKQQLALYTEKFEEFQNTLSKSSEVFTTFKQEMEKMTKKIKKLEKETTMYRSRWESSNKALLEMAEEKTLRDKELEGLQVKIQRLEKLCRALQTERNDLNKRVQDLSAGGRGPLPDGGPERRPEAADASKEQGGEGPRVQAPSSPRATEASCCPGAPNMEASGQMGPPEPTSTTA
- the TXLNA gene encoding alpha-taxilin isoform X3, with protein sequence MRQAAGSAPYLTLQTKMKNQDKKNGAAKQSGNAPNPKNTPGQPEAGPEGAQGRPSQSAPATEAEGSTSQAPGKAEGAQAKTTQSGALRDVSEELSRQLEDILSTYCVDNNQGGPGEEGAQGEPAEPEDAEKSRTYASRNGEPEPEAPVVNGEKETSKGEPGTDEIRASDEVVDRDHRRPQEKKKSKGLGKEITLLMQTLNTLSTPEEKLAALCKKYAELLEEHRNSQKQMKLLQKKQSQLVQEKDHLRGEHSKAVLARSKLESLCRELQRHNRSLKEEGVQRAREEEEKRKEVTSHFQVTLNDIQLQMEQHNERNSKLRQENMELAERLKKLIEQYELREEHIDKVFKHKDLQQQLVDAKLQQAQEMLKEAEERHQREKDFLLKEAVESQRMCELMKQQETHLKQQLALYTEKFEEFQNTLSKSSEVFTTFKQEMEKMTKKIKKLEKETTMYRSRWESSNKALLEMAEEVG